CGATCCACTTCATACAGCTGTTTGTTGTTGGCTTGCAGTTCCTTGTCCCTGCGCATCAACGTGTTAATCACCTTTGCGATCAGCATCCGGTCTGCGGAGTTAATCCATTCTTTGTATTTCGCATTGCGCTTCCGATAATCATCGATCCATTCAACGCCCGGTTCCTTAAAGGATAGCAGGACCTTCTCTGCTTCGTACCGCTCGAGCGTCTTCAGTATCTTCACCTTATCACTATCCACCGGGCAGCTGATGGTCAGATTATCATCCCCCAGCGGATGCATGACATAATAGGTTCTTGTCTCCCCCGCCAGCGTCCTTTCGCATATGTCGTCTATGCGGCAGAGCCCATGCGCCGAATAGACAATCACATCTCCGATTTCAAACATCCCATATCTCCCGTCCCGTAGATA
Above is a window of Insulibacter thermoxylanivorax DNA encoding:
- a CDS encoding CarD family transcriptional regulator, with the translated sequence MFEIGDVIVYSAHGLCRIDDICERTLAGETRTYYVMHPLGDDNLTISCPVDSDKVKILKTLERYEAEKVLLSFKEPGVEWIDDYRKRNAKYKEWINSADRMLIAKVINTLMRRDKELQANNKQLYEVDRRMLADIQQILFKELALTLGTTYEEILRETEEMIENHPAPTKTS